From the genome of Nitrosopumilus sp., one region includes:
- a CDS encoding pyridoxamine 5'-phosphate oxidase family protein has protein sequence MAMITPEIKNFLNLQKLGYVATVSSDGKPNISPKGTIIGWTDDTLAFADIRSPHTMNNLYDNPNVEINVIDPLFRKGYLFQGTAKIIDSGDLFHDILNYYLTHGIKSRINSIVLVSVSAVSEVISPLYDLGISQQEIKSKWKKHFATL, from the coding sequence ATGGCAATGATCACCCCTGAAATCAAGAATTTTTTGAATCTGCAAAAGCTTGGCTATGTTGCAACTGTCTCTTCTGACGGCAAGCCCAACATTTCTCCAAAAGGGACAATAATTGGTTGGACTGATGACACGTTGGCGTTTGCCGACATACGCTCACCTCACACCATGAATAATCTGTATGATAATCCTAATGTGGAAATCAACGTCATTGATCCGCTTTTTCGTAAGGGTTACTTGTTTCAGGGTACTGCCAAAATTATTGACAGCGGTGATCTTTTTCATGACATTCTCAACTATTATCTGACTCATGGGATCAAAAGTCGAATCAACTCGATTGTACTGGTGAGTGTTTCAGCCGTGTCTGAGGTAATCTCTCCATTATACGATCTGGGTATTTCTCAACAGGAAATTAAATCAAAATGGAAAAAACATTTTGCAACTCTATGA
- the lysS gene encoding lysine--tRNA ligase, with translation MSENKIIGKGTWIDKLASEMLEREKILGRKTDLLRVESGLGASGIPHIGSLGDAVRAYGIKLALENLGYKSELIAYSDDLDGLRKIPEGLPDSLEEHIAKPVSLIPDPYGCHDSYGMHMSSILLDGLDKVGIKYEFRRAVDTYKQGLLKDQIHTILQNSVRIGEKISELVGQEKYQKYLPYFPVCANCNRLYTAEATEYISDEKKVKYTCHDTEISSKAIKGCGHVGEADIAKDLGKLAWKVEFAARWTAFDIRFEAYGKDIMDSVKVNDWVSDEILEFSHPHHVKYEMFLDKGGKKISKSLGNVITAQKWLEFGSPKSILLLLYKRITGARELGFEDIPALMNEYNELEDIYFGRIKVDNQAKLIKSKGLYEYVNLLNPPKQSSTHVNYRLVVELAKIFKEDMADRVMKKLLDYGAIKETKPEIEKLIELAGNFSNEFVQQEKSQVTIDDTAKKALKILAEALDAEEDPEDIQNTIYQIAKSNDIQPKDFFKLLYQIILGTSRGPKIGPFISDIGRKQVAKTLSEYA, from the coding sequence ATGTCTGAAAATAAAATCATAGGCAAGGGAACCTGGATAGACAAGTTGGCCTCAGAGATGCTTGAACGTGAAAAAATACTTGGAAGAAAAACTGATCTTCTAAGAGTGGAAAGCGGTCTTGGCGCATCTGGAATTCCACATATTGGAAGTTTGGGAGATGCCGTAAGAGCATACGGCATAAAATTGGCATTGGAAAATCTAGGATACAAATCAGAGCTAATTGCATATTCTGATGACCTGGACGGATTGAGAAAGATTCCAGAAGGACTCCCAGATTCTCTGGAAGAGCACATAGCTAAACCAGTATCATTGATTCCCGATCCTTACGGATGTCATGACTCCTATGGCATGCATATGAGCAGTATTCTTTTAGACGGATTAGACAAGGTTGGAATAAAGTATGAATTTAGAAGGGCCGTTGACACTTACAAACAGGGATTACTGAAAGATCAAATTCACACAATCTTGCAAAACAGTGTCAGGATAGGAGAAAAAATTTCAGAACTTGTAGGACAAGAGAAATATCAGAAATACCTCCCATACTTTCCGGTTTGTGCAAACTGCAATAGACTCTACACGGCAGAAGCCACAGAATACATTTCAGATGAAAAGAAAGTAAAATACACATGTCATGATACAGAGATCAGTTCAAAAGCCATCAAAGGATGCGGTCATGTAGGAGAGGCAGACATCGCAAAGGATCTTGGAAAGTTGGCCTGGAAGGTGGAATTTGCAGCAAGATGGACAGCATTTGACATCAGATTTGAAGCATATGGAAAGGACATCATGGATTCAGTCAAAGTAAATGATTGGGTATCAGATGAGATTTTAGAATTCTCACACCCTCATCACGTAAAATATGAAATGTTCTTAGATAAAGGAGGGAAAAAGATTTCAAAGTCGTTAGGAAATGTGATAACTGCACAGAAATGGCTAGAATTTGGCAGTCCAAAATCAATTCTACTATTATTGTATAAGAGAATTACAGGCGCAAGAGAATTAGGATTTGAAGACATTCCAGCACTGATGAACGAATACAATGAATTAGAAGACATCTATTTTGGACGGATCAAGGTAGACAATCAGGCAAAACTGATAAAATCAAAGGGACTCTACGAATACGTAAACCTCCTCAATCCTCCAAAGCAATCAAGCACGCATGTCAACTATAGACTAGTGGTAGAGTTAGCAAAAATCTTCAAAGAGGACATGGCAGACAGAGTGATGAAGAAATTGCTTGATTACGGGGCAATAAAGGAAACCAAACCGGAGATAGAAAAACTCATAGAATTGGCAGGTAATTTTTCAAACGAATTTGTTCAGCAAGAAAAATCCCAGGTGACAATAGATGACACTGCAAAAAAAGCACTAAAAATTCTTGCAGAGGCACTTGATGCAGAAGAAGATCCAGAAGACATTCAAAATACAATATATCAAATTGCAAAATCAAACGACATACAGCCAAAAGATTTCTTCAAGTTACTATATCAGATCATACTTGGCACGTCAAGAGGGCCCAAAATAGGACCGTTCATTTCAGATATAGGAAGAAAACAAGTGGCAAAAACACTTTCAGAGTACGCATAA
- a CDS encoding DNA repair protein, which translates to MGFFGRKKIEEATPERDEEATPERDEEATPERDEEAKLKEELEGEVEKLQSEFREKHKELDDLTQKVETVKKEYDEAVSSSMLVKKEFNQKKMELDVVQREYRETVERNKKAASAKDTESIDESNKNKEKYSKIKQEIDSLSKEHEELKNEHAELKKQIEQEKSSLHIMRKQQIEVEKELDEANSRLYNAKEELEKKDHFEDTSILTPIEKEFIEGETNDNKNSAGIIEAASAVVGSLKSKLNMTLKELETVQSLLEKERECHEETKKELEKMKTPTKSADKS; encoded by the coding sequence ATGGGATTTTTTGGTAGGAAAAAAATAGAAGAAGCAACGCCTGAAAGAGACGAAGAAGCAACGCCTGAAAGAGACGAAGAAGCAACGCCTGAAAGAGACGAAGAAGCAAAACTGAAAGAAGAGTTGGAAGGCGAAGTTGAAAAACTTCAAAGTGAATTCAGAGAGAAGCATAAAGAATTAGACGATCTGACGCAAAAAGTTGAGACTGTAAAAAAAGAGTACGATGAGGCAGTCAGCAGCAGCATGTTGGTAAAAAAAGAATTCAATCAAAAAAAGATGGAACTTGATGTCGTTCAACGAGAATACAGAGAAACAGTAGAGAGGAATAAAAAAGCAGCATCAGCAAAAGATACAGAATCAATTGACGAGTCAAATAAAAATAAAGAAAAATATTCAAAAATAAAACAGGAGATAGACAGCCTATCCAAAGAACATGAAGAGTTGAAAAACGAACATGCCGAGTTGAAAAAGCAAATCGAACAAGAAAAATCCTCACTACACATCATGAGAAAACAGCAGATTGAAGTTGAGAAAGAATTAGACGAGGCAAACTCCAGATTGTACAATGCCAAAGAAGAATTAGAAAAAAAAGATCATTTTGAGGATACGAGCATTTTAACGCCGATTGAAAAAGAATTCATAGAAGGAGAAACAAATGACAATAAAAATTCTGCAGGAATCATTGAAGCTGCAAGCGCGGTAGTTGGATCATTGAAATCAAAGCTGAACATGACATTAAAAGAGCTAGAAACGGTTCAATCGCTACTGGAAAAAGAAAGAGAATGTCACGAAGAAACAAAAAAAGAGCTAGAAAAAATGAAAACGCCTACAAAATCAGCAGACAAATCATAG
- a CDS encoding tRNA uridine(34) 5-carboxymethylaminomethyl modification radical SAM/GNAT enzyme Elp3 yields MNKLDPLTSKACSEITQNLLTIQEPSKKQVKEEIIKICTKYSLERIPRNYEILSMAKDADFTKLKKVLLRKPAKTASGVSVVALMPKPYACPHGRCTYCPGGIEFNSPNSYTGKEPSSLNAIENEFDPKLQITSKIEKLIAFGHDPSKMEIVIVGGTFLFMPKDYQKDFIKSCYDALNGTNSKDLEEAKSNNEHASIRNVGFTIETKPDYCKKEHVDLMLSYGITRVEIGVQSLQEQVYKIINRGHDYNDVLESFQISKDAGYKIVAHMMPGLPTMTPEGDIADFKKLFSDPQLRPDMLKIYPSLVIENTPLYDEYQRGEYTPYSDESMIKVLTEAKKNVPKWVRIMRVQREISSKEIIAGPKSGNLRQIVHQNLAKQGLSCKCIRCREAGLSNKKAEGQNVKLSRIDYDSSGGKEVFLSYEDENESIYGFLRLRKPSIEAHRDEVSQDTCIVREIHVYGKSLKLGEKEDDQIQHSGLGKNMMQEAEKISKEEFDAKKILVISAVGTREYYQKLGYSLYGPYMSKALR; encoded by the coding sequence ATGAATAAGCTAGATCCGCTCACATCCAAAGCATGTAGTGAGATCACTCAAAACCTTCTAACAATACAAGAGCCCAGTAAAAAACAAGTTAAAGAAGAAATCATAAAAATTTGTACAAAATACTCACTTGAAAGAATTCCAAGAAATTATGAAATCCTATCAATGGCAAAAGACGCAGATTTTACAAAATTAAAAAAAGTTTTGTTGAGAAAACCAGCCAAGACAGCGTCAGGAGTGTCAGTAGTGGCATTGATGCCAAAACCATACGCATGTCCACACGGTCGCTGCACGTATTGTCCTGGAGGGATTGAATTCAATTCGCCTAACAGCTATACAGGAAAAGAACCATCATCGTTGAATGCCATAGAGAATGAGTTTGATCCCAAATTACAGATCACATCAAAAATTGAGAAATTGATTGCATTTGGACATGATCCGTCCAAAATGGAGATTGTCATTGTAGGAGGGACATTTCTATTCATGCCAAAAGACTATCAAAAAGATTTCATAAAATCATGTTATGACGCGTTAAATGGAACAAACTCAAAGGATTTGGAAGAGGCCAAATCAAACAATGAGCATGCATCAATCAGAAATGTAGGATTCACAATAGAGACAAAACCAGATTATTGCAAGAAAGAACACGTAGACCTAATGTTAAGCTACGGAATTACAAGGGTAGAAATTGGAGTTCAATCACTACAAGAGCAAGTTTACAAAATAATCAACAGAGGCCATGATTACAACGACGTATTGGAATCATTTCAGATTTCAAAAGATGCAGGATACAAAATTGTCGCACATATGATGCCGGGCCTACCCACAATGACGCCAGAAGGAGACATTGCAGATTTTAAAAAATTATTTTCAGACCCACAGCTACGTCCAGACATGTTGAAAATTTATCCATCATTGGTTATTGAAAATACGCCACTGTATGACGAATACCAGCGTGGGGAATATACACCATATTCAGATGAGTCCATGATCAAGGTGTTGACAGAGGCCAAAAAGAATGTTCCAAAATGGGTTAGAATAATGAGGGTGCAAAGAGAAATATCTTCAAAGGAAATCATCGCAGGTCCAAAATCAGGTAATTTGAGACAAATCGTACATCAGAATCTTGCCAAACAGGGATTGTCATGCAAATGCATCAGATGTAGAGAAGCAGGCCTTTCAAACAAAAAAGCAGAAGGACAAAATGTGAAATTGAGCAGGATTGACTACGACTCGTCAGGTGGAAAAGAAGTATTTTTGTCATACGAGGATGAAAATGAGTCGATTTACGGATTTTTGAGATTAAGAAAACCAAGCATCGAGGCACACAGAGATGAAGTCAGCCAAGACACATGCATCGTTAGAGAGATTCACGTGTATGGTAAATCACTGAAACTTGGAGAAAAAGAAGACGATCAAATACAGCATTCAGGATTAGGAAAAAACATGATGCAAGAAGCTGAAAAGATATCAAAGGAAGAGTTTGACGCAAAAAAAATTCTAGTAATCAGCGCAGTAGGTACAAGAGAATATTATCAGAAATTAGGGTATTCGTTATATGGACCATACATGTCCAAAGCATTGAGATAG
- a CDS encoding AAA family ATPase, with product MFLQVQNELKIYRIPFQHTEHLRFSDIFNTEIQTMVFMSEESELSSNDGIILEKLIIRNSIPYRTSELKFKQFNLLIGKNGSGKSTLLRILHSTFNYNKNYVGMDSNVEFHYSDGVIEKLTESQNSDNQIGQYVAQQPPRVQIKQYFTEITTVNLKIEPQSSFHQHAPFTKLEYDDKLMEQTNEKLSNLFQRKIKIRSIEQRGRLPFYEKNGKFINPGLDGTGIATSFPLIEFLLFTKNAMIMIEEPTAFLHPSAIPPYLKIIFELAERNNNQLFITTHDIITALQFFKGIYEKNSKISVHRLDDNHGEINITSIDQDNITGSLDEFLGEFPFYSDIKQLNDLSGCYP from the coding sequence ATGTTTTTACAGGTACAAAATGAACTAAAAATATATCGAATTCCTTTTCAACATACTGAACATCTCCGTTTTTCCGACATATTTAATACAGAAATTCAAACAATGGTTTTCATGTCAGAAGAATCAGAATTATCATCAAATGATGGCATCATATTAGAAAAATTAATTATTAGAAATTCTATCCCCTACAGAACTTCTGAACTTAAGTTTAAACAATTCAATCTTTTAATTGGTAAAAATGGTTCCGGAAAAAGTACCTTATTGAGAATATTACATAGCACTTTTAATTATAATAAAAATTATGTGGGGATGGATAGCAACGTAGAATTTCATTATAGTGATGGAGTCATAGAAAAATTAACTGAATCTCAAAATTCCGATAATCAAATAGGACAGTATGTTGCTCAACAGCCACCACGGGTACAGATAAAACAATATTTCACAGAAATCACAACCGTTAATCTAAAAATTGAACCACAAAGTTCTTTTCATCAACATGCACCATTTACAAAATTAGAATATGATGATAAATTGATGGAACAAACAAACGAAAAATTATCAAATCTTTTTCAAAGAAAAATAAAAATACGTTCCATAGAACAACGCGGACGACTTCCATTTTATGAAAAAAATGGTAAATTTATCAATCCTGGACTTGATGGAACAGGAATTGCAACTTCATTTCCATTAATAGAATTTTTATTATTTACAAAAAATGCAATGATCATGATTGAAGAACCTACAGCATTCTTACATCCATCAGCTATTCCACCATATCTGAAAATAATATTTGAATTGGCAGAACGTAACAACAATCAACTCTTCATTACAACACACGATATTATTACTGCTTTACAATTTTTCAAAGGAATCTATGAAAAAAATTCAAAAATTTCAGTTCATAGATTAGACGATAATCATGGAGAAATAAACATCACTTCCATTGATCAAGACAATATTACGGGTAGTCTTGACGAATTTCTGGGAGAGTTTCCATTTTACAGCGATATAAAGCAATTAAATGACTTATCGGGATGTTATCCATAA
- a CDS encoding nitroreductase family protein yields the protein MNTDEAINTRRAIKKFDSTYKMTSEQVDSLMNLAIRSPTSYNQQNWRFITVTDQSVKEQISKAARGQSQPSAGSLVVVLCGNMNAWKEDPFRYWKNSTLEKQEHVKNAMYAKYAASPQNQRDEAIRSCGFAGQTIMLAARHMGLDSCPMVGFEYDELAKIINLPDDHLIVLMIVVGKAAEPASPRGGQLSVDEVVFKNKF from the coding sequence ATGAACACTGATGAAGCGATCAACACAAGGCGTGCAATAAAAAAATTTGACAGCACATACAAAATGACATCTGAACAGGTAGATTCTTTAATGAATCTTGCAATTCGTTCTCCTACGAGCTACAATCAGCAAAACTGGAGGTTCATTACAGTAACTGATCAATCCGTCAAAGAACAAATTAGCAAAGCTGCCCGTGGTCAATCTCAACCTTCTGCTGGCTCATTGGTGGTAGTCTTGTGTGGCAACATGAATGCATGGAAGGAAGATCCTTTCAGATATTGGAAAAATTCCACTTTGGAAAAACAGGAACATGTGAAAAATGCAATGTATGCAAAATATGCTGCCAGTCCTCAAAACCAGCGCGATGAAGCAATTCGTTCGTGTGGGTTTGCAGGACAAACCATAATGCTTGCTGCAAGGCACATGGGTCTTGATTCTTGCCCTATGGTTGGGTTTGAATATGATGAGCTTGCAAAAATAATCAATTTACCTGATGATCATTTGATTGTTTTGATGATAGTTGTTGGAAAAGCAGCCGAGCCTGCAAGTCCGCGTGGAGGACAATTGTCTGTGGACGAAGTCGTTTTTAAAAATAAATTTTAG
- a CDS encoding ferritin — MKISTKMKKALDSQIVLEASASNSYLAMASWCEVTGYQGSANYFYMQSDEERTHMLKIIQYLNNLGEVAIIPAIRAPGSLYKSLEDLIKTALKSEQSVTKAIHVMVEIAQKEKDHSSYVFLEWFVNEQVQEETKFETLLQKFDLIGRDKLAINEIDKILAADAAAAPVDASA; from the coding sequence ATGAAAATTTCTACTAAAATGAAAAAAGCACTTGACAGTCAGATTGTCCTTGAAGCCTCTGCATCAAATAGTTATCTTGCTATGGCGTCCTGGTGTGAAGTGACAGGATATCAAGGCTCTGCAAATTACTTTTACATGCAATCTGACGAGGAGAGAACTCATATGCTAAAAATTATTCAGTATCTTAATAATTTGGGTGAAGTTGCAATCATTCCTGCTATTCGTGCACCTGGAAGTCTGTACAAATCTCTTGAGGATTTGATCAAAACTGCTTTGAAAAGTGAACAGTCTGTAACTAAGGCAATTCATGTGATGGTGGAAATTGCACAAAAAGAAAAAGATCATTCCTCGTATGTATTCTTAGAATGGTTTGTAAATGAACAGGTTCAAGAGGAGACGAAATTTGAAACTCTCTTGCAAAAGTTTGATCTAATTGGTAGGGATAAACTGGCAATTAATGAGATTGATAAAATACTTGCTGCAGACGCGGCAGCAGCTCCTGTTGATGCATCTGCCTAG
- a CDS encoding DNA-3-methyladenine glycosylase I has protein sequence MKKRCQWAKDELNIAYHDDEWGRPQHNDQKLFEFLILEGAQAGLSWVTILKRRMGYRKAFSNFDAKKMSKFTQKHVDKLLLDESIIRNKLKIHSAINNAKNFLMVQKEFGSFDLYLWRFVNHKPIKNKFKTPSDLPVSTEISEKLSKDLKKRGFNFVGPTICYALMQATGMVCDHTSDCFLYQK, from the coding sequence GTGAAAAAGAGGTGCCAGTGGGCAAAAGATGAACTTAACATCGCGTATCATGACGATGAGTGGGGACGACCGCAGCACAATGATCAGAAGCTATTTGAATTCTTGATATTGGAGGGGGCTCAAGCTGGTTTGTCATGGGTGACTATTCTCAAACGCAGGATGGGATATCGGAAGGCTTTCTCTAATTTTGATGCCAAAAAGATGTCAAAATTCACTCAAAAACATGTCGATAAATTGCTTTTGGATGAGTCCATCATTAGAAATAAACTCAAAATTCATTCTGCTATCAACAACGCAAAGAATTTTCTTATGGTTCAAAAGGAATTTGGCTCTTTTGATTTGTATCTGTGGAGATTTGTAAATCACAAGCCTATTAAAAATAAATTCAAAACACCCTCTGATTTGCCTGTATCGACTGAAATTTCAGAAAAATTAAGCAAAGATCTCAAAAAACGTGGGTTTAATTTTGTCGGGCCGACAATTTGCTATGCGCTGATGCAGGCAACGGGTATGGTCTGTGATCATACCTCTGACTGTTTTTTATATCAAAAATAA
- a CDS encoding CBS domain-containing protein — MSREDFDSSSSVLVQDIMARALITVNLSAIALQIAKMMQQGGIGAILVKDHDHPVGIVTDRDFATKITANDMPFDTTTQKIMSSPLITINHNEPISAAAKRMTDKRIRNLAVAENENVVGIVTSTDLVTQLTK; from the coding sequence ATGAGCCGTGAAGATTTTGACTCTTCTTCTTCAGTACTTGTTCAGGATATTATGGCAAGGGCGTTAATCACTGTAAATCTATCTGCCATCGCACTTCAAATTGCAAAGATGATGCAACAAGGTGGAATAGGCGCAATACTTGTTAAAGATCATGATCATCCTGTTGGGATTGTGACTGATAGGGACTTTGCAACAAAAATTACTGCAAATGACATGCCTTTTGACACCACTACGCAAAAAATAATGTCGTCTCCGCTTATCACTATAAATCATAATGAACCGATATCTGCAGCTGCAAAAAGAATGACCGATAAAAGAATTAGAAATCTTGCTGTAGCTGAGAATGAGAATGTTGTTGGAATTGTTACATCTACTGACTTGGTCACTCAGCTTACAAAATAA
- a CDS encoding PEFG-CTERM sorting domain-containing protein, which produces MNNNQKLILTSMILTGLIMTTMPFASADKMTVSLPSGSGVPGCEETQECYIPYMITVNPGDEVIWSNDDNAAHTVTSGIASDGPDGLFDSSLLLAGTTFSHTFDTLGEYDYFCVVHPWMVGQIFVTVGGGIEKDLGTITMGSTVESNAEIDNLVADIVSSDGHANETMTIDVTITDLEGNPAEHITYNIQAIHGTMVLLNEEGHMHEGTMVNTHTTNALTIDASDDAPVTITVNAVGFGHGEQYVEAFGEIATMQVVPEFGTVAAMILAVAIMSIIAISARSNLGIMPRL; this is translated from the coding sequence ATGAATAACAATCAGAAACTAATACTGACTTCAATGATTCTCACGGGACTCATTATGACTACAATGCCATTTGCTTCTGCAGATAAAATGACTGTTAGTCTTCCATCCGGATCAGGTGTTCCGGGATGCGAAGAAACGCAGGAATGCTACATTCCATACATGATCACCGTCAATCCTGGCGATGAGGTCATATGGAGTAATGATGACAATGCTGCCCATACCGTTACAAGCGGTATTGCATCTGATGGTCCTGACGGACTCTTTGACAGCAGCTTGCTTTTGGCCGGAACAACGTTTTCACACACGTTTGACACTCTTGGCGAATACGACTACTTTTGCGTGGTTCATCCATGGATGGTGGGACAGATTTTCGTTACCGTAGGTGGAGGTATTGAAAAAGATTTGGGCACAATCACAATGGGCTCAACTGTTGAATCAAACGCCGAAATCGATAATCTTGTTGCAGACATTGTGTCTAGTGATGGACACGCAAACGAGACAATGACTATCGATGTCACAATTACGGATTTGGAGGGTAACCCTGCAGAGCATATCACCTACAACATACAGGCAATACACGGAACAATGGTACTGCTAAATGAAGAAGGACATATGCATGAGGGCACTATGGTCAACACCCATACAACAAATGCTTTGACAATTGATGCGTCTGACGATGCACCTGTTACAATTACTGTTAACGCAGTTGGATTTGGACACGGTGAGCAATATGTGGAAGCGTTTGGTGAGATCGCAACAATGCAAGTAGTGCCAGAATTTGGTACCGTAGCTGCGATGATTTTGGCAGTTGCAATCATGTCAATAATTGCAATATCTGCAAGATCAAACCTCGGCATCATGCCACGACTTTAA
- a CDS encoding DedA family protein, giving the protein MIEAYHQQMQEILSNSMFQDYGILGLFFNSLLSATAIPLPTEILTSALLVGGENQFLIAVVLIAGSSIGGLLNYFIGFGGNKLFVKFKNKKNETSLDDQKKSHKILDKFGWSAIFFSSWIPVIGDLILISGGVKKLEFKKFILFMITGKIVKSVVVVTGLGALF; this is encoded by the coding sequence ATGATTGAAGCATATCATCAGCAAATGCAAGAAATTCTAAGTAACAGCATGTTTCAAGACTATGGAATACTAGGCTTATTCTTTAATTCATTACTCTCTGCAACAGCAATCCCGTTACCGACTGAAATTCTGACATCTGCCCTATTAGTTGGCGGAGAAAATCAATTTCTTATCGCAGTTGTATTAATTGCAGGTTCATCAATAGGAGGACTCTTAAATTACTTCATAGGTTTTGGAGGAAACAAATTATTTGTGAAATTCAAGAATAAGAAAAATGAAACGAGTTTGGATGATCAGAAAAAGAGTCACAAGATATTGGACAAGTTTGGATGGAGTGCAATATTTTTTTCCTCATGGATACCAGTAATAGGGGATTTAATTTTAATTTCAGGAGGAGTCAAGAAATTGGAATTTAAAAAATTTATTTTATTTATGATCACAGGTAAAATTGTCAAATCAGTAGTCGTAGTTACAGGATTGGGAGCATTGTTTTAA
- a CDS encoding divalent metal cation transporter has translation MGITLSKFSKTAGPGILFACTAIGVSHLVQSTRAGADFGLMMLGFVVLVTLLKYPFFEYGSRYANSTQTSIIDGYKKLGKPALWLYFLLTIASMFFVTGAVGFVTAGFFENLFGVNFLGSWTVVILFAVCVGILAVGRYNALDSIIKIIAIVLLVSTTSAFLLTLYNGPMEPVTGFEPKDLWGVSGIFFLLALMGWMPTAIDLSSWNSLWMLERIRQTRYKPKLKETLFEFRLSYLITGIFAVMFVTLGSFIFYGSGEELPNNNSSFAHEIVTLYTRTIGDWSYVVIAASSFTVMFGTIIAVFDGYSRSLQRTVELIFTVKEEKIRKKPRTFYVIFLFVVSGGSLGVIFQFGNDLKELVDFATVLSFVIAPVIAIFNFRLVTGKFLDKMHQPSILLRLLSFAGIVFLSGFALLFLIMKFSS, from the coding sequence ATGGGAATAACGTTATCTAAATTTTCCAAGACTGCTGGACCTGGAATTTTGTTTGCATGCACTGCAATAGGCGTGTCTCATCTGGTACAGTCCACTCGTGCAGGCGCTGATTTTGGTTTGATGATGTTGGGATTTGTTGTATTGGTGACTTTGCTGAAGTATCCTTTTTTTGAATATGGTTCTCGATATGCAAACTCTACGCAAACAAGTATCATAGATGGATACAAAAAACTTGGCAAGCCTGCTTTGTGGTTGTATTTTCTACTGACCATCGCATCAATGTTTTTTGTAACTGGTGCCGTTGGATTTGTAACTGCCGGATTTTTTGAAAATCTTTTTGGCGTTAATTTTCTTGGGAGCTGGACTGTGGTCATTTTGTTCGCTGTCTGTGTTGGAATACTGGCAGTTGGAAGATACAATGCACTTGATAGCATAATAAAAATAATTGCCATAGTTTTACTGGTTTCTACAACTTCTGCATTCCTACTTACGCTGTATAATGGTCCTATGGAGCCCGTGACTGGATTCGAACCAAAAGATCTTTGGGGGGTGTCTGGAATCTTTTTTCTGCTTGCTTTAATGGGATGGATGCCGACGGCAATTGATCTTTCAAGCTGGAATAGTCTGTGGATGCTGGAAAGAATAAGACAAACAAGATACAAACCAAAACTAAAGGAAACATTATTTGAATTTCGACTATCTTATTTAATTACTGGAATTTTTGCTGTGATGTTTGTCACACTTGGCTCTTTCATATTTTATGGCTCTGGTGAGGAATTGCCAAACAACAACTCTTCTTTTGCTCATGAGATAGTAACGCTATACACTAGAACCATTGGGGATTGGAGCTATGTCGTGATTGCTGCATCCTCATTTACTGTCATGTTTGGAACCATCATTGCTGTATTTGATGGGTATTCAAGGTCATTACAAAGAACTGTGGAACTGATTTTCACCGTCAAAGAGGAGAAAATACGCAAAAAACCTCGTACATTTTATGTGATTTTCTTGTTTGTCGTGTCTGGAGGTTCTTTGGGGGTAATATTCCAATTTGGAAATGACCTGAAAGAATTGGTTGACTTTGCAACCGTTTTATCCTTTGTAATTGCACCTGTGATCGCAATCTTCAATTTTAGATTGGTAACTGGTAAATTCTTAGATAAAATGCATCAACCGTCTATTTTGTTAAGGCTGTTAAGTTTTGCAGGAATTGTATTTTTGAGCGGATTTGCTTTACTCTTTTTAATAATGAAATTTTCTTCATGA